Within Staphylococcus sp. NRL 16/872, the genomic segment GTAAACTTAACTGTATCGCCTTTAATTTGTAATTCTTTAGCAGTTTCAACATCTGTGATGAAATCATCATCATCTAATGTGTAAGAAACTCGTGGAATTTCTAGGCCTTTAATGTTTGTTAAACGTGCTTTTTCACGTAATTGGTTTTTAGCAAATGGCTCAGAAACAATTTCTTTTGATAATGTTTTTGGTAAGAATTTGTCTCCACCAGACTCATTACCAGTAGGTAAAGCATGTAATAAACGTTGTGCTTCTACAGATGGTTTTTCAAATTCTGTAGGTAAGATAGCATGACGATAGAATTCAGCTTTAGCTTTAACTAATTTTTCATCATCATTTAAAGATTGGTAAGTTTCACCTTTATCTTTAACTTTTTCTTTCTCTTTTTCTTCGATATCTGAAACTTGGCGTTCAACGATTTCAAAACGTTGTTGTAATCCTGCTTTTTCAGTCTCTAATTGTTTGATATCGTCCATGCTAGCGTTTGGATCAGTCGCTTTTTGGCTTAATTCTTCGTTTTTGTTCTTTAATTGTTGTCCAATCATTCCTAACGATTGCTTTAATTCATATAATGTTGGCATTATAGGTTTCCTCCTAAAAATTCATAGTTATTTTTAAATTTTCACATTCTCGTCTAATTTTTTCTCTTGCTTCTTTTTCTTCTTGTGACATTGCTTTTTTAGGTGTTTCAACCGAATCAGATGTATCTATATCATCAATTTTTGTAATTTTATCTACATCTTTTTCAACAACTTCAGGTACATTATTAAATCGTTTGAATTGTTCTTCAGAAATACTTGCAGCCATCTCATTAGCTCCTATCACTTCATCAACAAAGCCCATTGATAATGCTTCGTCGGCTGTTAACCAAGTTTCAACATCTAACAATTGCTTTAGTTCTTCTTGTGTAAGTGAAGTCGCTTTATCTAAATAAGCTGTATTACTTACACTGTCTGTTTTATCGAGTAAATCGGCTGTTTTACGCAATTCTTCGGTGTTACCAACGGTCATAACCCATGAATTATGAATCATAAGAAAGCTATTTTTGTGCATAAAAATAGTGTCACCGCTCATTGCGATAACACTTGCGATAGATGCTGCTAATGCATCAATGTAAATATTTATTTTTGCGCTATGCATTTTTAACATGTTGTAAATAGCGTGACCTTCAAAAACACTTCCACCTGATGAGTTGATATGCACATCAATTTCGTTAACATCACCCAATTCATCAAGTTGGTTTTTAAAATCTGTAGCCGTTACGTCTGTTTCAAACCATTTATCACTGACGATATCGCCATAAATGTAAATCTCGCCTTTACTCTGTGACTTCCTTTTCATTTGGAAGTACTTCGGTTTCATTGGCATCTTTATCACCACCTTTCAATGATTTTCTTTGTTCTAATGGTGTGTCAATTGGATATAAGTCACCACTAATTAATGGTTTGTCGCCACCTTCAACTGGTGGAAGGTCTTCCCACTCACGAATATCATTGATTGTGTAATAACCACTACGTACTGCTTTAAAGTAGACTTCTGCTTGAGTAGCACTGTCTGCTCTAAGATATGATTTCACATTAAATTTAAAGTAACGATTCTTTTGTCTGTCTAATTTTGTTAAAAGTTTTCTATTAAATTCCTCTTCATACTGTTTAATGATAGGTAATAGAGTATGTTGAAGGTAATATCTATTCAATTCTTCATTCTTAGCAAAATTAGCGCTAGACTTTGCATTTAAAAACATGGATGGTATTTGAAATACGTTAGCCACACGTTCACGAGTTAAGTTTTCACTTGCGACTATATCTTCTGATACATACTTTTTAGGCAAAGGTTCAATTTCAACACCAGGTTCTTGAAAAAGAATACCGCCATTATCGTTGTAAAACTCTTTAAAATTATTAATAACTGCATTTCTTTTCTCGGGAGATACGTTTGATCCATACTTCAATACAAATGAATCAGGCTTTTCCATTTCAGATAAATTAAAGTTACGTACTGCATTATCAAAATCAGTAGTGTTCTTTAATACATCAATCGGGCTAATACCTTGCACCATGTTAGAACCTACAATGTGTTTGAAATGCAACATATCCATGTTATGTACCACTAATTTTTTACCAGTTGCACCATTAACCATGTAATAAAGCTCACGTGAGTTATTTTCTATAGCTAATTCAACAACATCCGGATTCAAAAGAAATAATTTTTCCGGTTGATGGTAAATATCTCGTTCAATCAAAACATAGGCGTTACCTTTTTCATTTCTGGTAGTTTCAATTTGATTGATGAAATCAAAACTACTTAATGAATTGTTAGGTGTTACTGTTAACAAATCTGATACATCAGTGTTAATCACTTTATAATCTTCATACATTTTTATTGGTAAACTAGCTATTGAATTAGATAACTTAGTTACTGCAGAAAATATGGTCTCGTTCGTTTCTAATGTGTTATTTATGATGCCCCAGAACGATTTGTTACGCCATGGACTGAAGTCATACATTTTATGTGCCGTTTGATCTACCCAGTTGTCTATCAATTTTTGTTTGATACGTGTTACTAAACCCTCTTTTGCGATTGCTCTCACCTCCTTAGCGCATTAAGTCTTTAACGCTAATAAATTCGATATTACCTTCACCACTTTCAGAAACAACTTTATTCATAATATCTGTATAAGTATTCAAGAAAGCTGCAAAACCATCGATTTTACGATATCTACTTTGTTTAGAAGGTAGCCAATTTCCATTTCTATCCAGTTTTAATTGAACATTGTTGATATACCATTTCATAAGTGGATTATTGTTGAATATAACTTTTCCATCTAAAAACATTTCCTTTAAATCTTTTAAAGCAGGACTTAAAGTCAAAGCACCTTGTCGTGTTTCTTCTGTTTCAAACCCGTAATTTTTCAACTCTTGATTTAATTTGAAAGCATTTGCTCTGTCATAGGTTATCTTTTCAACTGGATAATGCTCATTCATTTTAATAATCCAATCGTAAACATCTTGATACTCAATGTATGGTGTATCTTGAATGGTTAAGAAACCTTCTTCTTCCCATTCTCTATAAGGTATCTTCTCGTTCGAGTATTCAACCTTATGTTTCGGAATCCATGAATGAGATAAAACGGCAACTTTACCATTATCTAGTGCGAAAGTAGCACAAGCAGAAGTGAAGTCCTCTGTTTCTGATAAGTCATACCCAATCGTACATGGCAACCCTTCTAATTGATCTAATGCAATAACTTCGTTGTTCTTTTGCAACGTTTGATAGTCAATAAAGCTCATTTCATCGTTGTTGGCAAAAATATTAAAACGCTTTGTGATGAAGTCGCCACGTTCGGCGGGTATACGTTTAGCCTTTTCCCATTCTTCTTTCATCTCTTCAATGTCTATAGAAACACCCATATTAGGATTAGCTTTTATCCAATTAGATGAATCATTCATATCATCGTCATCATCAAGAGACGCCAAAAAGTAAAATGTACGTTCATCTGCTATAACACCATCAAGCGTATCTCTGCCCGCTTCAACCATATCAACAAGTGGTCCATCTAATTGATAACCAGCTGTTGTTATGTAAATGAGTAATGGTTGTAATCGCGCTGCTCTTGAGTTTTTAATGACTGATATCAATTTATAGTCTTTAAATTCATGTATTTCATCAAATATTCCCATGTGTGTGTTCAAACCATCTAATTTATCACTATCAGAGGCTTGTGGCATGATTTTCGATATTGTTGCATCGTAATGAATTTCGTCTCTTAACGGTCTGAAATTCTTACTTAATTTAGGACTAGCTTTAATCATGGCTTTTGATTCATCAAAAAGAATCCTTGCTTGTTTCATTACATTTGCTAATAGATGTATTTCTGCGCCATTTTCACCATCTTGTGAAACGCCATAGTTTGCAACACCCGAAATAGTGGTCGTTTTACCATTCTTACGTCCCATGAAAATAAGCGCTTCTCTAAAACGTCTTAATCGCGTTTCTTTATGCACCCAACCAAATAAACTACCGATGACAAAATGTTGCCAAGGTTGTAATACTAATTGTCGTTTAGATCCTTTTGATGGTTTACAAAACTTCTCTATAAAACGAATAGGTCTATGTGCTAATTCTTCATCAAAAACCCATTTACCACCGTTTTCTAAGTAACGTAAATGACGCTCACACTCTTTTATTACATATTTACTAGCAATAATCTTACCTTCGACTACTTGTTGCGCATACCAAGTTGTTAATAGCTTAGGTGATGGTTCGTTGAGTATCTTAATAGTCACCGAAACCACTTTCTTCCTGCACAATATTTTTACGTTGTGCGGCAGTTAAACCTAATGATTTAAGCAAGTTATTTAAGGTTTGTACCGTCTTTGTTAGCTCAATACTTAGTGGATTCTTAACAATATTGCTTGCTCCAGCTTTATTTGTGTGTTCCATCATCAAATCACTATGTTTTAACTCATCTCTTAATCTGCAATAAAATTCGTAAGTTTCAATATATAAGTTTATAAGTATATCGTCTGATTCTTGATAGTTATCGATATAGCTCATCAACTGTTCTTTTTTCAGATTCATGATGACCCCCCCTTTCATAAAAATTTTATCCGCGTTGCAAACGAAGATCCCCTGTCGGTTCCAGGCAAAAATATTTTTTGACCACTTGAGCAGGGGGTATAAAAAATAATTAAGTATTTTTTTATTTAAATTTTAGCAACTCGAATAATTTTTATATTATTTCTGTCTTGGTCATTAGCATGAATTTTATTGTGGCAACTATGACAAACTGAAAGTAAGTTATCGAGATTCAAAGCTTTATCAAAATCATCATCAACATAAACGATATGATGGACGATTGTAGCATCTGTGATATTCCCATTAAGTAAACACATTTGGCATAGGTTATTGTCTCTATCTAGTGCCATCTGTCGAAGCTTCTTCCATGCTCTTGAATGATAGAACCAATCATACTCATAAGACTTACGACCATGTTTATGTGTGTTGTCATGTCTTGTCATTGATCACACCTCATTGATTGCATAATAAAAGACACACCACTGAGTGATGTGCCTGTGTATTCGTATCGTATATCTATATTATAAAACTAATTGTATATTGATTGCACATTCCCTTCGATGTCTTCTATCTCTTCGATGTCTTCTCATTATCGTAGTGTCCTTGCTGTGCATCCATGTATACATTGACTATCTCATTAATGCATGCATAGAACTTAGAGTCACTATTAATCTCCATTAAATCTTTAATAGTCTTATGCTGCATATTAAGCTTAAGCATTTGAAGTATGTGGAAGTTCTTCTCATCTGTAATGTACTCTTCATACCTATCTATAAACTCTATCTTATTAAGTAGCTTAAGGTTGCGTCTATACTCTCTATTCCTATTCAGTACCTTAACTAATACCTTATCACCCGTACCGCTTTTGGCTTTAGGCATTACTGCTTCAATTCCATACTGTGCTATTGAAGTGCTATCTGCATCATATACCTGTGACTCTATGATATTACGCATCCACTTATAATCATTGATCATCTTCTTAACTTCACTACGTGTATACAAATGATTACCTCCATTACTTATACTTATCTATTCTTGCTTTAATAGCTTTCATTAATTCATCCTGTGTTAGTTCTTTATTCTGTAGTGCTTGATACACTCTTTGGTCTATTGTGTTCTCTGTCATAATATGATGAATGATTGTAGTATGTTCTTGTCCTTGTCTATACAATCTAGCATTGGCTTGTTGATATAGCTCTAATGACCATGTTAAGCCGAACCATACAATGATGTGACCACCTTGTTGTAGGTTAAGTCCATGTCCTGCACTTGCTGGATGTGCTAACAGTATCTTAGCTTTACCACTGTTCCATTTATCTTTATAGTCACTATCATCTAAAGTGATTACATCATCAAAGCGTTCCAGTATTCTATCCTTATCATGTCTAAAGCTATAGAATAAAAGGATTGGTTGCCCTTGTGATTCTTCGATTATCTCTTCTAACTTATCTAGCTTTCTATCATGAATGTGTCTCACTTCTTCATCATCTGTATAAACTGCTCCATTCGATAACTGCAGTAACTTCTGACTAAGTGACGCACCACTTTGTGCTACAACCGTTCCATCTGTCTCATCTTCTAAGATGTAATACTTCTCAAGCTCGTCATATAACTTACGTTCTTTATTAGATAAAGTAACAACTTGTTTCGTATCTATGCGTTCAGGCATATCTAAGTAATCACTAGCTTTCATACTTAAAGCTATATCTTCAATCTGTTTATAGATTAAATCTTCTGAGCCCTCTCTTAGTTCCCAGTTATACACATGATCACTTACTTGATGTGTAGCTCTGAAGTATCGTTCACGATATCGACTAAATGCCGTTTCTAGTCGTTCGCCTCTATCGATTAAATAAACTTGCGCCCATAAATCTAGTAGACTGTTTGGACTTGGCGTTCCAGTTAACCCAACAAATCTTTTCACTAAAGGTAGTTTCTTCTTTATGGCTTTAAACCTTTGGCTTGATGGATTCTTAAATGTTGATAGCTCATCTATCACAACCATATCGAATGGCCATTCTTTCTTATATTGCTCACATAACCATTTCGTATTTTCTTTATTGGTAATATAGATGTCTGCATCTTGCCTAAGTGCCGCTATTCTTTGCTTAGGTGTTCCAAGTATTTTAGATACACGCAAATGTTTTAAATGTTCCCACTTATCAATTTCATCTGCCCATGTATCTTTAGCAACATTCAAAGGTGCTATGACTAACATCTTTTCAGTATCAAGTAATTGTAATTCACTAAATGCCGTTAAGGTTGATACTGTCTTACCTAGGCCCATATCCAAGAAAAGACCATACTTTTCATTCTCAATCACTTTATCGATTGCATGCTTTTGATAGCTATGTGGTTGAAAGGTAATTGCCAATTTAGTCACCTACCTTTTTAATAAATTCATTCACTTGTTCTTTAGTCCATAGCGTGAAAACTTGATGGTTTCTTTTTTTTAATTGCTTATGCATGTATTGCTGCAATGGATCAACTCGTCCATTCGGTTGTTTCATTTCAACGTAATACGTTTTGCCTTTAGGCATAATGACTATCCTATCAGGCACACCTCTTGTTCCAGGCGACACCCACTTAAGACATAAGCCATTTAACTTTTTAACTTCTCTGACTAAATAGCTTTCGATTTTCGATTCTCTCATTTTCTCACCTGCATAATGAATACATAATTTATATATGCGTCCCTAACGTGCCTTTATTTTTTAGTTTTCTATACTATTATGCTATTAGGGACGTACATTACTATTACTTACTCCCTATCATTAAATATTAATCTATTATAGAAATTAAAAGGGACGCAAGGGACGATAGCACTCTAACCCTTGATACAACTGAATTTAAGCCGTGCCTTTAACCGTGCCTTTATTAAAATGTTAAAAGGGACGCAAGGGACGCTCACTTGAAAAACAGGCAATTTACCGTCCCTTTACTAATTTTAAAAGGCACGGTAAATTCAAGATAAAGGGACGCTTATTATTGAATATTTATACATTTTAAATTATATTAAATCATCTATGTCTACATCTCTAACATAAGCTTTTTGTTTACCATATTCTTTACCGAATTTAAGCTTGCCTTCTTTATTACCATCATAAACTTGCCAATTGCCTAACTGTCTTAAAGCGTTCGTAATCTTTTTAAGCTCCATTGAGCCTCGTCCGTCACCCTTATCTTTTCCAAAGCACTCAACGAATATTTCTAAAGCACACACTTTATCTCTTTGAACTAATTCGCTGCTTTGCTCACTAATCGACTCATCACCAAACTTATAAAAGTCTCGACGTTCACTAATTGACATATCTTGCCAGTTCTTAGGAATAGGTGTGTTAAGAAATTCTTCAATAATACCTACATAAGGTGATTCTTCGGTATGCTTACTTTGAATAGCATTCATCTCTTCTTCAAGTTCAGGATCTAGATAAAGTTCTTCGCCTTTATCGTAATAATGTTTAGCTTCTGCCCAAATTTGGTCAATTTCTTCCTTAGTTAGTTTTGACCATTTCACTTCTACTTTTTCAGGGTTAACAGTCATAGGCCAAAATCGACGACCGCCTGTTTCATCTCTTAGGAAATCAACTTTATTTGTTGTACCGATGAAGATGCATTGACGTGGAAAATCTTCTATATAATGACCATAAGCAACACGGAAACGGTCAATTTGTTTTGAGATGAAGTGCTTAATTGCTTCAACTTCGGCTTTACGTGTTGCAGCAAGTTCTGCCATTTCCATTAACCAAACGCCTTGAAGTGCTTCATAAGCTTCTTTACCAGTAACTGATACTAAACTGTCTGAGAACCAAGCACCGCCAAGCTTTTTAAGTATTGCCGATTTACCAACACCTTGTGGTCCGTAAAGCGTAAGCATATAGTCGAATTTGCATCCAGGTTCCATGACTCTTGCGACACCTGCAGTTAAAGCCTTACGTGTTGTCGTGCGATTAACTTCTGTGTCTTCAACGCCTAAATACTTAATAAATAGACGTTCAAGTCTAAGCTCACCGTCCCATGTTAGTCTATTAAGGTAATTTCTAACTGGATGATAAGCGTTTTGTATTGCAACACTGATGATTGCATCTTTTGTCTTACCTGAATGATGTATTTCATACACTTTTTCAATGTAACTACGTAATGCACTATCATCTCCGTCTTGCCATTGTCTATGTCGACTTTCTTTGTTCCACGGTGTTTTGCCTAAGCATTCAATCTGTTTCGTAAATTCATTAAATGCGATTTTACCTTTTAAGTTAGGATCATTACGTAAGATAATCTCAATGTTAGGAATGCTAGCTTTGAAGTTCCCTTTTGATGTAATTTCTAACGTTTCATCCCATTCGTCATTTGACGTTTCGATTGCGTCGAAGTCATCCATAACATTAGACATTTTGTCATTGATAAGCTGCTTTTTCACGCGCTCATCATTTTGTGCTTTTGTTTGCATGGCTTTATAACTTGGTAGACGATTAATTGGCGTATCAGCTTTCATGTCTTCATCTTGAGCGCCATATAAGTGAATACGCACTAAGTCAAAACTGTTAACAAGTTGACCACTGATTGGGTCTGTGTTGTGATGAGAATAAGCGAATTTGCCGTCCTCATATAAAACTAAACCGCCTGCAGTTGACCCTTCGTGGTAGGTATATCGGTCTGTACTATGTTGGTCGTAAAGTTCAGGTATAAAGGTTTCAATCGCTTCTTCAATAGTATAGGCTCTACAAAATGCACCAACGATACCTGGTTTCTCTTCTGGGTTACCTTGCTTGTCTGCTAAATGTTTTGTTTTGCTTTGCTCACGACTTGATGTTGGCCATTCTAAAGTGTCGGTCCAATCAACATATTCACTTAGAATTTCATCAGGGTCTAGTAGTGGTAAATCTTCATAAGTGAAAAAGAATTCTGCATCATTACTTGTTGATGGCCAATACATTAAGCGGTGTGGTTGATAAGTTGTATCATCAAAATATTCCATGCCAACCATATCTGCAACTTTACGTCCGACCGCTTCATACTCATCTGCATTGACATTACGTTTAAGTGGAATGACTAATCGTAATCTTGGACTAATCTCTCTATGCTTATGCGTTGAATAGACACAATAAGCAAAGTCGTAGAACATAGAAAGTATGTCGGTCATGTCTTGTGCTGCAAAGTCCAAGTCAAGCGTTAACATTGAACGGTTCATCACTTGACCGGCTTTACGCTTACCCTCCTTTAGGTAACCACCAACGAAACCACCAACATCTTTAACATCAGCTTGTTCAGTCTTTGACATCTTGTTGTAGTCGGCTAGGTCTTCTTTTGTTCTAACGGTTTGAGAAAGCTTTTGCATGAAGTCAGACCAAGCCATGTTATGATTAGTCCAATGCTTTGACAAACGACTTGCTGCATAAGCATAAGACACATCACGATCATATTTAATTGGTTGTAATTGTGTGACTTTGTCTAACATAAGTAGCTCCTTTCTTATCTTTTGCGATTATGCTCAATAATTTCACTAAGCATTTTGTTATGTGATTTGAGTGTTCTAATTTCATCTTTTTGTTCGCATTGAGCCATAAATTGAATAAAGCAAAGAATTGCTAAAAGTAATGTCGTTGTCCCCCACATTATTCATCTCTCCCATCTTTATAATTGAATGCATCTTCAAATGCTTGAGCGATATCACGCTCAATTTGTCGTCTGAATGTAGTGTTTAAATCGAATTGATCAACAGGACTTGCAAAGTCATCCGGTGCCGTATCAACTTCATCAGGTTTGTACATGAAATGCTCATATATTTTGATAAGTATTTTGTATATTAAGATTGCTGCAATAGCAGTTAGGAATGTTTCAAAGTATTTATTCATAAAGTATCGTTCCTTTCGAAAATATTTTGGTATACTTAAATTACTTTTATAGAAGGTGAGGTGCCATATAATGACAGGAAAATCAGTTAAAGATGCTATTATTAGATCCTTACAAGATGGTTATGCAACTAAAATAGCTACAGTAGATGGTGAAAAGTACAAAATTGATAACTACGGTACAATCAATGATGAATTTTGTATGGTAATGAGTAACAATAAGACTTTCACTATTGATACTAAAAGCATCGTTTCTATCACTCAAAGCGATGTTCCAAGCCATTCAGGTCTTAAGAAAGGGAAAGCTAAAATCCTTTAAATTGCTAGAGGGCCCTAGGGCCCTCATTTCATCTCCCCAACACTTCCTTTACACGTTGATAAATGTCTTTAGTACCCTGTACTTCCGAACCCGTCTGTCCCTCTCTCTGACACATTGCTAAACTCCTTTACTTCTTTTAATTCTGGTGTCCAAATTGGTACGATAACCAATTGTGCGAGTTTGTCGCCTTTTTTAATACCGTAAGAGTTAGGTATTTGATGTAAATCATTAGTTGCTTGTCCTTTGATATTTAAAACGCCGAAACCTTCTACTAACAGATTGTCTGACATATCTATATATTCTGCGTCATTCTTAATATTAATTCCTAAATTACCCTGATAACCTGCATCTATCTTGCCTGTTTCGATTACTAAATGCGTCTTGCTACTCACGCCACTTCTTGATGTTAAAAGTCCTACATAGCCCTCTGGGATGTTCACAGCTACATCTGTTTTAATCACTGCTTTTTCTTGTGACTCGAGCATCACTGTTTCTGCTGCATAGATGTCAAAGCCGGCATCTAAACGCTCACGTGTTGGTGTAGTTGCATTCTCTGATAGTTTGATAAACTCTAATGTGTTAGTCATTTATTCGTCCTCCTTAAATTCCATTTGCATTGGTAGTATTTCTATAATGCGCACACTTATTTTTGCTTTACTAAATCGCTTTAACATCTTTTGTTTAGCTTCTTCTTTATTCTTTGCAGGTACTAAATCGGTAAATGTATTAAGTCTGTTCAGATTAAGTTTGTACTTAACTTTGAATATCTCTTCCACGTTGTAAGCAAATTGAACAACTGTGATTTTGCCGTGCAACCATTTAGCGTGTTCACGTTTGATTAAGCCTAGTTTGTTCAATTCACGTTGTTGATTTTCAACAGTAAATTTATGGTTCTGCAATTCCCAAATTAAGTTATTAGCACTTTCTTTTGTTACTTCAAATGTATTGTTGAAAAAATCATCTGATACTACTTCTAGTTCACTCATCACTGCCACGCTCCATTGTTTTAGATATATTTCTTCTAGCATTCTCTTTCTCAACTTTACATATCGAAAAGTCAATCATTCTTTCTACTGCCTCATCTGCACAATATCCAGATGTGATAAAACGTTGTTTAATATCATCAAACGCCTCTGCCTTACGTTTAATGTCTGCAATATCGTTGATGAGTTCGTCGCGTTGGCTTTTATATTCGTCACGTTCTTTAATATGCTTTGCATTTTCGTTAAACCAGTATTCAGATTGTAATTCGTAGTATTCTTTAGTATTCGGCTCTATGCTATTTACCATTCCTAACACACTCCCTATTTCGTTTAATATCGTCTTGCTCAACTAACATTGTCACTCTGCTTCCTGCGACCTTTACGACAGAGCCGTTGACACCTAACTTGCGTAGTTCCTGTTGTATTTGTGTAGGTGTCTTGCCTTGTGTGTTGTAGCGATAGCGTTGGTTGATTGTGTCGGATAGTATCATTCCACTAGCCACGCTGGTACACCTTCTGTCTGTTTAATATCTGAATATTTATGTTCTACAAATTTCACATTCAATTCTTTTTCGACATCTTCTGTATAGGGCAATCGGTTTAAACTGCTAAAGCCTAAATGGTTATTCTCATCATTTTGAATAAACCAGGCGCCATATGCTTCACGTGTTAATACATCACATTGAACAACCAAGCCATTCATGCCACGAATAAGCATGTTGAATAATAAGAATGGAATTGTACGGTCGCTTAACTCCTCTGCTGTGTAGAAATACATTCTAGGCTCATAGTCAAATGGTGAATGCTTCATTCTATCCTTGTTCCATTTCTCAATCACAATGCCACCTGTTCCTGCTGCTGGCTCATAGTAATCACCTTTGCTATCTCCTACCATTTCCACAAGTAGCTTACTAATAGATTGTGGTGTGAAATCTTGCTTATGCTTTTTACGATTGGCATGTTCATCTTGGAAATATTCATGAAACCAGTCGTAATTGACATCTTTATCAAAGGCTTCAAGAAACTCCATAAATATCTTGTTACGTTCTTCTATATCGCCATGTAAGATTTCCATAATTTTTCTAGGTGCTTGATAACTGTCTCTAATATTTAGAATGTCATTGATCATTCGCCTACACCTACAATCTCTTTAACTGGCACTCTAATCGCAATTAATCTATCACGCGTTTGTTTTTCTATTTCATAAGCGTGCTTAGAAGAGATAGCAAAGAAGCCACCAATTGATATGCCTAATTTCTCACAACATTCTTTAGCTGTTCCTGCACAAATAAC encodes:
- a CDS encoding dUTP pyrophosphatase, with product MTNTLEFIKLSENATTPTRERLDAGFDIYAAETVMLESQEKAVIKTDVAVNIPEGYVGLLTSRSGVSSKTHLVIETGKIDAGYQGNLGINIKNDAEYIDMSDNLLVEGFGVLNIKGQATNDLHQIPNSYGIKKGDKLAQLVIVPIWTPELKEVKEFSNVSERGTDGFGSTGY
- a CDS encoding N-6 DNA methylase, whose translation is MINDILNIRDSYQAPRKIMEILHGDIEERNKIFMEFLEAFDKDVNYDWFHEYFQDEHANRKKHKQDFTPQSISKLLVEMVGDSKGDYYEPAAGTGGIVIEKWNKDRMKHSPFDYEPRMYFYTAEELSDRTIPFLLFNMLIRGMNGLVVQCDVLTREAYGAWFIQNDENNHLGFSSLNRLPYTEDVEKELNVKFVEHKYSDIKQTEGVPAWLVE
- a CDS encoding virulence-associated E family protein → MLDKVTQLQPIKYDRDVSYAYAASRLSKHWTNHNMAWSDFMQKLSQTVRTKEDLADYNKMSKTEQADVKDVGGFVGGYLKEGKRKAGQVMNRSMLTLDLDFAAQDMTDILSMFYDFAYCVYSTHKHREISPRLRLVIPLKRNVNADEYEAVGRKVADMVGMEYFDDTTYQPHRLMYWPSTSNDAEFFFTYEDLPLLDPDEILSEYVDWTDTLEWPTSSREQSKTKHLADKQGNPEEKPGIVGAFCRAYTIEEAIETFIPELYDQHSTDRYTYHEGSTAGGLVLYEDGKFAYSHHNTDPISGQLVNSFDLVRIHLYGAQDEDMKADTPINRLPSYKAMQTKAQNDERVKKQLINDKMSNVMDDFDAIETSNDEWDETLEITSKGNFKASIPNIEIILRNDPNLKGKIAFNEFTKQIECLGKTPWNKESRHRQWQDGDDSALRSYIEKVYEIHHSGKTKDAIISVAIQNAYHPVRNYLNRLTWDGELRLERLFIKYLGVEDTEVNRTTTRKALTAGVARVMEPGCKFDYMLTLYGPQGVGKSAILKKLGGAWFSDSLVSVTGKEAYEALQGVWLMEMAELAATRKAEVEAIKHFISKQIDRFRVAYGHYIEDFPRQCIFIGTTNKVDFLRDETGGRRFWPMTVNPEKVEVKWSKLTKEEIDQIWAEAKHYYDKGEELYLDPELEEEMNAIQSKHTEESPYVGIIEEFLNTPIPKNWQDMSISERRDFYKFGDESISEQSSELVQRDKVCALEIFVECFGKDKGDGRGSMELKKITNALRQLGNWQVYDGNKEGKLKFGKEYGKQKAYVRDVDIDDLI